The following nucleotide sequence is from Endozoicomonas sp. GU-1.
AGTAGAACGGCATATTTTTCAGATTCATGGTTACCTTGAACGTGTATCTGCTATCGGGAGCCAGATAATCTTCGAAGCTCAACGCATCAGGGGAGAATAACAGTCGCCCCGGATAATAGATGAGCCCGGGTAAATAAGTCCGGTAAATTGCTGCGCCGGCTCCATAATCGAAACTGAGCTGGTAGCGTGTCGAAGTTCTGAGGGTATCACTGGCCCCGCTATCTGTCGCGGGGTCCACCAGCTGCTGGATATGTTCATCAAAATAGGCGGTGGATTTCAGCCGCTCTCCCAGCCAGGTGGATTGGTAAAGCTGCACCCTGATCAGTGGTGATGTTTCGGCAGACATGGTTGATAACGACAGATCTTTAAAGGTGTAACTTGCCGTGTCTGCGACGATTAACCCACAAGGATAGCCCCTGGATTGATAGCCCCCGTTCAGATCAAATGCGCCCCCCCACACAATGGCTGACGACATATCGCCGTCAGGGAACCAGAGAGTATTGGGTGGACTGGATAGAATTCGTCGATCGGTGAGCACCTCAAAGCTGACATTGTCAAAACCGTTCAGGCGACATTGCAGGGATGCAGGCTGCCACAGATTATTATTACGTGTGTGAATTTGGTAGGCATTCTTTGGGTCATTAATATTCAGTGTTGGTTTCAGCCGAACCGAAGGCGAGCATAAATTACTGACCGACAGCTGCCCTTCTTCACCACCTAACAGGTCATCACCATTGGCCGGGCAAAAAATGCTGACCGACAGCTGCTCTTTTTCACCAGGTAACAAGTCATAACCATTGGCCAGACGCGTGATAACCCCGGGTTTTCCAGGACTCAAGTCAGGCGAGTCTATTTTCACAAATTTCACGTTATAGACCAGTTTGCCCATGCCACAGGGGCTGCGTCCCACCTGGACAACATCGGCGTAGCAACTTCGGGCAACATCCCTGCAATTCCTGGTATCGGACTGACGTCGATTTTGTCCGGTGGGCGTTTGTTGATCACATACCCGGTAAGTCCCACAGATAGCCGAATCCTTAATCAGTCGGCAATCTTCCCACTTCCAGACAACGTCAATCGGGTAGTCCAAAATGCCCCCATACTCAGGGGCCGGAAGGTCGCGCAACCATTGGACGGCCTGATCAGGGTCTGTTTTTTTCAATGCATGCCAGGCGGCTTCATCCAACGGATCCGGAAAGCGAGTCCAGGAGGATTCGGCACTGCCACACTGCAGGTACTCATGTCGTACATTGCGGCTTTGATCCAATGGCAAAATCTTTCCGGGACAGGCAAGGCTGATCCGTGGTCCTGAATAGAAGGGGAACAGGTTCTTTTCAACACACCGGTTCTCAGGGCGGGGCGGAGTGACCCTGTCCATACCGGGTCGACCGTTCCTTGCCGGTGAGCCACGGTTTGCAGTACGGGGGCGTTCATGGTCCCGATAAGCGGGACGACCACTTGTCAGCGTAGCCATCCACCCGGGTTCAGGTGGTGGCGGTAAATAAGGGGGTGCAGAGGGTACTTTAACCGACGGCCCCAGCCCCATTGTTGCAGGAGTGGCCGAGGACGGAGAATGGGGGGAGGCATTCACCGGTGTTATACATCTGTTCGCCAGGACCAGAAAAATAAACGTCTGAGCAGGAGCAGATACGATCTTGCGCGTAATTTTGTGAAGAGCGCTGACAGTCCCATAAGCACAATTCAGCACTGGGCTTAGCCAATTTGCAGGGGAAGCAGGTACTTTTGATGAGTTGGCGGATGTTGCTATTTCTGGTTGAGAAATGGTGGGACTGGCAGTAGTAGTTAACATGGTCAATTCTTCATGACAGTGTTACACGTGATCTCAAGAAGATGTGCCAGTTATGACTTTCTGACACATCCAACATGGATTTCTGACCATAGGGAAAAGTTTTAGTTCACTGCCAAATGAGGAATGTTCTGAACCGTAAAATCATTACGAAAAATCTGGGAACATATTCTTCAGCCGGTCAGTAGTACGAATCTTTTTCTGTTGCTCAGCAAGAAAGTCGTCTTCATAATGATTCATTACCTTTTCTATAAACAATAAGCGATCATTGGTTTTCACAACCAGCTTCAAGCCTTCATCGTGAACTCTTTGAATAATGTTTAAGAACTGCTCAATTTTCAACCCGCGACTCAATTGACTGCCGGTCATATCGCACTCCAGAAAAACCGCCTGATGCTTTGTATTGGATAAATCGCTTAAATAGAAATCAGACATTAGCCTTTGGCCTCCGGGCAAAAGCAGGGACCCACCTCACGGATCTGCTCCACCGGGATACTGAGTTTTATGGCAATCTCATCCATTGATTCCGCCTGCTCAGTGATCACGCCTGCCGCTTTGTCCCCTTGATAGTGAGCCAGTTGCAATAATGCATCATCAGTCTGGACTTCAAGGCTATCCCACCATCGGGAACGTCGACTGTCTCCCTGTAGATCCTTCAGGTAACAAAAGTTATGGGCAGTTTCGGTCAAGGGATCAATAATGCCGAAATGTTTTTTATCGATATGGACAGGATAATTTGAACTGACCATGATGGCTTTGTTTTCAGCCATCACATGTTTCATGGTTTTCGCCAGAAACATTTTGGTGATGCCGGACTGACATTTGGTAACATCATCCACTATCACCAAATCCTTACCGGCAAGCATTTCGTCAACCTTTCTATTCCATTGTTTATCATCACTGCCGAGGTCCAGATACAGGCAACCTACTCTTTCATCGCTTGTATAGAGGGTGTTGACGCCATAGTGAGCTGCTTTTTTGGCAACGGCTACACAAAGATGCGTTTTTCCTATTCCCGCTGATCCGGTCAGAAATAGCCCCATAGGTTTTTTGGGCAGAGTTTCATCCAGGTTATTAATCACAGCGTGTGTGAACTTCAGGGCAGTCTGTTTCATCTGGTCCTGCTGTGATGAGCCGGTTTTAAAATTCTCGAAGTCGGCAGCAAGATTTTCAATGGGGAACGGTTCACCATGATCCACCGGTTTTGGTTTCAGAACCGGTGTGACAGGCAACGGCGGTTGCTGATGCCAGGCTTTATCACTTAAAAAAAATTGTGTCCAGCGCTCAGGTCTGAAGCGCAATCCACAGGTAAGACCAACAATGGGAGATTGATAGCTCAGGGTATGATCGGTCCAATCGGCATACCCCGTTTCCCCCTTTGCGATAGCAGCAATTGTATCCGTACTCTGTGGTTGGTTATAGCCATCAATCAGGAGTTTTTTGACTTGCTCGAACGTTTTCGGTTCAGCAAACTTATCTGGGCTAAATCCCAGGTAGAGATTTTGTGCACTGCTGTCTTGTCCAGTGCATATCAGATTAAAACCGATGGCACTGCCGGTTTTGTGTTTTGCACTGTAGCTCTTAACGCCCCGGATATAGACAATATCCCCCTTTTTGATATCCAAATCGCCCGCTTCAATGCCCGTTGGATTCGAGATAGGCTCCCCGAACGAAAACAAGCTAAACAAGCTGCCAGAGAAAGGGTTGATCATCTCGAATGGCTTTAAAACGCCAGAGGGAAGTGACATATCTTCACACACATCTTGAACCATTGTTCCACTGTTGCAGAAAAGCGAACAGGCAATTCTGAATGTCGAAACCGGCGAACCAAACAGGCGGTTGAATTCATCAGTGCCAAGAATGGTTTCAATGGCTCGATACTGACAGGCCAGTAAGGTCGTGGCACAGTCCGCAGTAGTAGGGCCATGAAAAAAAGCACTCAGACACTCACTTGGTGTTTCTCCTTCACTGGTTGCTACAAAACTGGACTTGTATCTCGGGTCAAAATACTTCGGTAGTGAGTGAAAACCGAGAGACGAACCGTTGATCAGATCTCTAAGATCAAGATCACGGGCTTGATAGTCCTCAGGGTAAAAGATCCCAAGGCTTTTGTTAACCTCCAGTGGTGGCGGTCTATATCTTCTTGGTATCGGTCCCATTCGATTGTCACTTGTTACCTTCACAGGTGGGTAATACTTCGTCTTGACTGAACCCCGTTTATCGTAAGGTGTATTGCTGTGCTGGAGCCAGCGAATCGTTTCATTGGTTAATTGCTCATCCAGGGGCGCATTGCTGTTACTTTTCGGGAAATATTCCTGAGGAGGAGTGATCATGCTTACAGCCTGAAAATGAATTCTTAAAGTACTGTTATCTTCGCGAAAAGACGCTTTGGTACCTGGTAAACAGGCGGCTGGATTACCTTTGGTAATTCTGAAATCACTCATCTCCTTACTTATTGCCACGGGCCTCTGCCCATCAGAATCAGGAATTTTTTTCAGGCCTTCATCAGCGCTCCCGTTCTGGCATGGTTGTTTTTGGGTTAGGGGGTGATCACCACTTAAGGTATGACCACAAAAAGTCGGAGGGTTGCTATTTTGAGTAGCCGTTTCTCTCCCCCTGGATTCTTGATTTTGGGATTCAAGACGAACGCCTGATTGATAGGTGGTGGGTGTAGTATCCATACTTGATTGACCTTTGTGATTTATATTAATCTGTTAAAAGTTGGCGTTTAAATTCAGATAGTTAATAGCCAAAGTGCAACAGTCACTACAGCATCAATTATCATTCCTGCATAAATCATAATTAGTAGGTTGGTTCTAATAAACAAGCCTGTATATAACTTGGATTAGTAATTGGTTAAAAGGTTCCAACTTTTTTTCTGACAGATTGGTCTACAATAATCGCGTCGAATGAATTGTCTGCTGAGGATGGAACAGCTTCAGGTTTACAGTAAGAAAATAATTGATGAGGATTAAAAATTGAATACTGGGCTTGGCAGTAACACACTACCCACATTTAACGACACCCACACACCACCTGCTGACGCACCACCTGCATATGAAACAACTGCAAAGATAGTTTTTTTGCAAGGCTTAAAGTCGCTTCCCCGGCATATAGCTCTTGTAAAAGCGAAAGAAGTGATTAAAGAACTACTGGATGAGTACCAGATTAATATTGGTGAATTAGTTGGAGGAGCTGGTTCTGGCCCGCATTTATCTGAACGTAGTGTAAGTGTCCCAACAAGATTATCCCCAATCAGACAACTGATGCAAGCAGATGGAAATACTGATTTGTTAAAAGGTTTAAACATACTGGTAGAGGGATTTAACGAAGAAGTATCGGAATTTGAGAGAATAATCGATAGTAAAAATCATAAGGAAATTACTGCCAAGGCTCACGGCCTGACCAGAATAGCCACTCAACTCAATAAAAGATGTTTTAACCCTTATGATTACAGACCTAATTTCATACAATCCACACTGGATGTTTTCAAGCTTGTTATGACCCCCTCTGATTTCAGCCGGTGTTCCAAAGCGATCTATCGATTGTTCGAGAGTACTGGTCAATGCAGCAAAACCGAGGGGCCTACTGATCACCAAAAAAAGGCACTCACTGAATTTTGTGACAAGCTACTCACAGCAACAGCTCATGAGAACTATGCCCAACAGAAAGATATTGTATATGGACGTAAGAACTATGCCGACCAGAGAGATATTAAATTTATAAAAGAGGAGCTGGGGAATGGGTATTATCCGGAATCTTCTTCCAATACGGTAGCTAACTTCTGCTCTACCGTTCTTCTGTTTACCCGGGACGTAAAAGTTTTCCGAGA
It contains:
- a CDS encoding ATP-binding protein — translated: MDTTPTTYQSGVRLESQNQESRGRETATQNSNPPTFCGHTLSGDHPLTQKQPCQNGSADEGLKKIPDSDGQRPVAISKEMSDFRITKGNPAACLPGTKASFREDNSTLRIHFQAVSMITPPQEYFPKSNSNAPLDEQLTNETIRWLQHSNTPYDKRGSVKTKYYPPVKVTSDNRMGPIPRRYRPPPLEVNKSLGIFYPEDYQARDLDLRDLINGSSLGFHSLPKYFDPRYKSSFVATSEGETPSECLSAFFHGPTTADCATTLLACQYRAIETILGTDEFNRLFGSPVSTFRIACSLFCNSGTMVQDVCEDMSLPSGVLKPFEMINPFSGSLFSLFSFGEPISNPTGIEAGDLDIKKGDIVYIRGVKSYSAKHKTGSAIGFNLICTGQDSSAQNLYLGFSPDKFAEPKTFEQVKKLLIDGYNQPQSTDTIAAIAKGETGYADWTDHTLSYQSPIVGLTCGLRFRPERWTQFFLSDKAWHQQPPLPVTPVLKPKPVDHGEPFPIENLAADFENFKTGSSQQDQMKQTALKFTHAVINNLDETLPKKPMGLFLTGSAGIGKTHLCVAVAKKAAHYGVNTLYTSDERVGCLYLDLGSDDKQWNRKVDEMLAGKDLVIVDDVTKCQSGITKMFLAKTMKHVMAENKAIMVSSNYPVHIDKKHFGIIDPLTETAHNFCYLKDLQGDSRRSRWWDSLEVQTDDALLQLAHYQGDKAAGVITEQAESMDEIAIKLSIPVEQIREVGPCFCPEAKG